Proteins encoded in a region of the Deltaproteobacteria bacterium genome:
- the casA gene encoding type I-E CRISPR-associated protein Cse1/CasA encodes MNVAFDPWIPVVTTAGERKLVSLCTVFTEGENFSDLAVRPHERVALMRLFICVAHAALNGPKDYDEWCDAPKKLPEEARKYLTTWKDSFEIFHATKPWLQVAGLSRNVIKTASTDNTLDWTPVSKLNFSLATGNNTTLFDHGGMSEDRCIAFAETALSMLTFQCFSPGGLISQVYWGDKQTGKSSKDGPCVSASMLHAFLRDENLLETIHLNLPNYEDIRFSYGERNFGKPVWEMAPTSFADSIGVVNATTTYVGRLVPMTRLILIHPSGERMLLGDGLAYPPYTDGFPPEPTATVMIRKKGEKEERALLSYRPAKALWRELAAVVVKRTSEGLGGPLSLRAIQDGEECDLIVAALARNQATIVDTIESAFHIPSSLRSSGGAATYEAEVKYAEAMAIRLGWAVEIYRGEIDHGWEGKLKSAGPAKGQLKAKLHALATTHYWTTVEKNLSLLMNHIDAIGSDAAIPTRKSWRKMLFIAACEAYRIACGQETPRQMRAFAKGWQKLTTMKHEPESDTHETKEEEI; translated from the coding sequence ATGAATGTTGCTTTTGACCCGTGGATACCCGTTGTAACCACCGCGGGCGAACGAAAACTGGTGAGCTTGTGTACCGTGTTTACCGAAGGTGAAAATTTCTCCGACCTGGCGGTGCGCCCGCATGAGCGGGTTGCCCTGATGCGCCTCTTTATTTGTGTTGCTCATGCGGCGCTCAACGGCCCGAAGGATTATGACGAGTGGTGCGATGCGCCCAAAAAGTTGCCCGAAGAAGCACGGAAGTATCTGACGACTTGGAAAGATTCGTTCGAGATATTCCATGCGACGAAGCCGTGGTTGCAAGTGGCTGGGCTTTCCAGAAATGTTATCAAGACAGCTTCTACGGATAATACTTTGGATTGGACACCAGTGTCGAAGTTAAATTTCTCGCTTGCAACCGGGAATAACACTACGCTTTTTGATCATGGTGGAATGAGTGAAGACAGGTGTATCGCTTTTGCTGAAACTGCTCTCTCAATGCTGACTTTTCAATGTTTTTCACCAGGCGGGCTTATTTCTCAGGTGTATTGGGGTGATAAACAGACCGGAAAATCATCGAAAGACGGCCCTTGTGTTTCTGCATCCATGCTTCATGCCTTCCTGCGCGATGAAAACCTTCTGGAGACAATCCACCTTAATTTGCCGAATTATGAGGATATTCGATTCAGTTACGGTGAACGGAATTTCGGAAAGCCGGTGTGGGAGATGGCGCCGACATCATTTGCTGATTCAATAGGGGTGGTAAATGCAACAACAACCTATGTAGGTCGTCTTGTGCCAATGACGCGTCTTATCCTTATACATCCCTCTGGTGAGCGAATGTTACTGGGCGACGGTTTGGCATATCCACCATATACCGATGGATTCCCCCCAGAACCAACCGCAACGGTAATGATCAGGAAGAAGGGTGAAAAGGAAGAGCGGGCGTTACTTTCATACCGCCCAGCAAAGGCGCTCTGGCGCGAACTTGCGGCAGTTGTCGTTAAACGAACGTCTGAAGGATTGGGCGGTCCCTTATCTCTTCGCGCCATTCAAGACGGTGAAGAATGTGATCTTATCGTTGCTGCATTAGCTCGCAATCAGGCAACTATTGTTGATACAATAGAATCGGCCTTTCATATTCCATCAAGTCTTCGTTCATCCGGGGGGGCTGCAACCTATGAAGCAGAGGTAAAATATGCCGAAGCCATGGCTATCCGCCTTGGCTGGGCTGTCGAAATTTATCGGGGGGAAATTGATCATGGGTGGGAAGGGAAACTTAAGTCTGCCGGACCAGCCAAGGGGCAACTCAAGGCAAAGCTCCACGCTCTTGCCACCACCCATTACTGGACAACCGTCGAAAAAAATCTCTCACTCCTCATGAACCACATCGACGCCATAGGCTCCGATGCCGCCATTCCCACCCGCAAGTCATGGCGAAAAATGCTCTTCATCGCCGCATGTGAAGCCTATCGTATTGCCTGCGGGCAGGAGACACCAAGGCAAATGCGCGCCTTTGCCAAAGGGTGGCAAAAATTGACAACCATGAAACACGAACCTGAATCGGATACCCATGAAACCAAGGAGGAGGAAATATGA
- a CDS encoding type I-E CRISPR-associated protein Cse2/CasB encodes MSWLLERLRKYKDDRGIMANLRCILVDNKKHRAWPALNRLGIAIKDDDSAYTAGFFATHPEETSTGNFGTTCQAIENKRGEVRGRDNKLTPTERRFQHLLAAEKSEIYSRILRMVRMAKSQNVPVNYEQLETDLKFWSDRTKTEWAAAFWTQGTAPVSEEDI; translated from the coding sequence ATGAGCTGGCTTCTCGAACGACTCCGCAAGTACAAAGATGACCGGGGGATAATGGCCAACCTTCGGTGCATACTTGTGGACAACAAAAAACACCGTGCCTGGCCGGCGTTGAATCGTCTTGGGATTGCGATAAAAGATGATGATTCAGCCTATACTGCGGGGTTCTTTGCGACCCATCCCGAAGAGACATCTACAGGAAATTTCGGTACTACTTGCCAGGCAATTGAGAATAAGCGGGGTGAAGTACGAGGCCGTGATAACAAGTTGACCCCAACCGAACGGCGATTCCAGCATCTGCTTGCTGCTGAAAAATCCGAGATTTATTCCCGCATACTGCGAATGGTGCGCATGGCAAAATCGCAAAACGTACCAGTCAATTACGAACAACTCGAGACCGACTTAAAATTCTGGAGCGACCGCACCAAGACCGAATGGGCAGCCGCTTTCTGGACGCAAGGCACGGCACCCGTCTCTGAGGAGGATATATGA
- the cas3 gene encoding CRISPR-associated helicase Cas3': MTEISTHCKYWAKTTPEGNPGLSVYDHMVNVGCVARCIAESFPEILERFHLRSSEVGALAALHDIGKISPGFQRKCEKWLKENDLVKVDRNCCWDTAMESNHGKVSHAAIQTFLSESGIDRKSAKFLSTILGAHHGRLTPPNDRGYRPDKAISETNSHIDWDDARKENAGMIWRHFATNDSSFEFTDLSPSLWWLAGLTSVADWIGSDERFFSPEYRTGDEDAAFHAQNALAAIGFRQTEFVRDLSFHDLFHDVEKPDILWIPNEMQEKTLSAVNGPGVYVVEAPMGMGKTEAALWAAYQLLISGQAKGIYFALPTQATSNRMHIRMKEFVRRISVASNTSRLIHGNSWLMDQAEELLPVATSACSVSEDARTGRDWFASAKRALLAPFGVGTIDQALLGVVAAKHFFVRHFALAGKVVILDEVHSYDRYTGKLIDKLITTLEGLGCTVIVLSATLTGTRRRQIASHPEEVEADVELPYPLITGRKEGVPLKPIAAAPPESRTVKVDFIAAENASEKAITIARNGGAVLWICNTVGVAQKQYQRFMEISQKDFLVGLLHSRFPFWRREELEDEWMERLGKNGKTRCGSILVSTQVVEQSVDLDADLLITELAPTDMLFQRLGRLWRHEREQRPADEAQLCIIEETQSIEEFRNMEPKAILTALGSNAKVYAPYVLLRSLEVWKTQPQVSLPLQIRQLIESTYHDRDDEPESWTQLYNEWFGSDSAKKMLASRNCNLWQVALEDTEGVQTRLNEMPTIALVLCRMITNHEAAFIDHTRGLLGSDLYRLATAQAIHKNLVKVPKYCFDSIEPCSAFADYLYGEQSIGIVVESGEVKVKGLKKGTRLFYSDELGLVIEKSS, from the coding sequence ATGACCGAAATCTCGACACATTGCAAATATTGGGCAAAGACCACACCAGAAGGGAATCCCGGCCTTTCCGTTTATGATCACATGGTGAATGTCGGATGTGTTGCACGCTGTATTGCAGAGTCCTTTCCGGAGATCCTTGAGCGCTTTCATTTGCGATCATCAGAGGTCGGCGCTCTTGCCGCGCTCCACGACATTGGAAAAATATCTCCTGGTTTTCAGCGAAAGTGCGAAAAATGGCTTAAAGAAAACGATCTGGTAAAAGTTGACCGTAACTGCTGTTGGGATACAGCAATGGAATCTAATCATGGAAAAGTGTCCCATGCGGCAATTCAGACATTTCTTTCCGAAAGCGGTATCGACAGGAAGTCGGCTAAATTTCTTTCAACTATACTAGGCGCCCATCATGGTCGCCTCACGCCCCCCAATGACCGCGGATACCGGCCGGATAAAGCAATATCTGAGACTAACAGCCACATTGATTGGGATGATGCGCGTAAAGAAAATGCAGGAATGATATGGCGCCACTTTGCAACAAATGACAGTTCTTTTGAGTTCACCGACCTGTCCCCCTCGCTCTGGTGGCTTGCCGGGCTCACCTCCGTTGCCGACTGGATCGGTTCCGATGAACGGTTCTTTTCTCCGGAGTACAGGACTGGTGATGAAGATGCCGCCTTCCATGCACAAAACGCACTCGCTGCTATCGGCTTTCGGCAAACTGAATTTGTTCGTGACCTTTCGTTTCACGATCTATTCCATGATGTAGAAAAGCCTGATATACTGTGGATTCCCAATGAGATGCAGGAGAAAACACTCTCTGCGGTGAACGGACCTGGCGTCTATGTTGTCGAAGCGCCGATGGGTATGGGCAAAACCGAAGCGGCACTATGGGCGGCCTATCAGTTGCTTATTTCAGGACAAGCAAAGGGAATCTATTTCGCGCTTCCAACTCAGGCAACCAGTAACCGGATGCACATACGTATGAAGGAGTTTGTGCGGCGTATATCCGTCGCATCTAATACAAGCCGCCTGATTCACGGAAATTCCTGGTTAATGGACCAAGCCGAGGAACTATTGCCTGTTGCTACAAGTGCTTGTTCTGTCAGTGAAGATGCACGAACAGGGCGGGACTGGTTTGCCTCGGCAAAACGGGCGTTGCTTGCCCCTTTCGGTGTCGGCACGATCGACCAGGCACTGCTTGGCGTTGTTGCGGCAAAACACTTCTTCGTTCGCCACTTCGCCCTTGCCGGGAAGGTGGTTATTCTCGATGAAGTGCATTCATACGATCGCTATACGGGAAAACTTATCGACAAACTGATTACAACGCTCGAAGGACTGGGCTGTACGGTGATTGTCCTGTCCGCTACCCTCACGGGCACGCGGCGCAGACAAATAGCTTCACACCCGGAAGAGGTGGAAGCTGATGTTGAACTTCCCTATCCTCTTATCACCGGAAGAAAGGAAGGAGTGCCCCTGAAACCGATAGCGGCAGCACCGCCGGAATCGCGAACCGTCAAAGTGGATTTTATTGCTGCTGAGAATGCTTCCGAAAAGGCCATTACTATTGCTCGGAATGGTGGAGCGGTGCTCTGGATATGCAATACTGTTGGCGTGGCGCAGAAGCAATACCAACGGTTCATGGAAATAAGTCAAAAGGATTTCCTCGTGGGTCTTCTCCATTCGCGGTTTCCCTTCTGGCGGCGTGAAGAGCTGGAGGACGAATGGATGGAACGACTCGGTAAAAATGGAAAGACACGATGCGGCTCTATTCTCGTTTCCACCCAGGTTGTAGAGCAGAGCGTCGATCTTGACGCGGATCTTCTGATTACCGAATTGGCTCCAACCGATATGCTCTTCCAACGCCTCGGGCGGCTCTGGCGGCATGAGCGGGAACAGCGACCGGCTGATGAGGCGCAGCTCTGCATTATTGAAGAGACTCAGTCCATCGAAGAGTTTCGAAACATGGAACCGAAAGCAATCCTGACGGCGCTGGGGAGTAACGCCAAAGTGTACGCTCCTTACGTCCTTCTCCGTTCTCTTGAAGTTTGGAAGACGCAACCACAGGTGTCGCTGCCATTACAAATACGGCAGTTGATCGAATCGACTTATCATGATCGGGATGATGAACCAGAATCTTGGACACAGCTATACAATGAGTGGTTTGGATCGGATTCTGCAAAAAAAATGCTGGCCTCTCGAAACTGCAACCTCTGGCAGGTGGCGCTTGAAGATACTGAGGGCGTGCAGACCCGTCTTAACGAGATGCCGACGATTGCCCTTGTTCTCTGTCGAATGATCACAAATCACGAAGCGGCTTTTATAGATCACACAAGAGGGCTACTCGGCAGCGACCTTTATCGACTTGCTACCGCCCAGGCAATTCACAAGAATCTGGTGAAAGTCCCGAAATACTGTTTTGACAGCATTGAGCCGTGCTCAGCCTTTGCCGACTATCTCTACGGAGAACAGAGCATTGGAATCGTTGTGGAGAGTGGAGAGGTGAAAGTGAAGGGTTTGAAAAAAGGAACTCGGCTTTTCTATTCTGACGAACTGGGGCTTGTCATTGAAAAATCATCTTGA
- a CDS encoding type I-E CRISPR-associated protein Cas7/Cse4/CasC, which produces MKHLELHIIQSVPVACLNRDDLNSPKTAVFGGVQRARVSSQSWKRAIREMAAKEIDTSGQFKGERSRLFIEKIFSDLKKLGEEEGAAKALSLCAGHYLAKLDPKQEGKVKTLVFLSPLEYEIFAKLLFSLKDADKQKLVEAISSIDKEQLAKDEESDEGVEEEDPGEKDKKEKKLTAKQFTKLVSKILKSPVEKAFKSEKIDTKSLPKDAADIALFGRMVANDHSLTVEAASMFSHALSTHKVDNEIDFFAAVDDLQPRKESGAGMTGTLEFNSATYYRFAALNLDMLTDDEHLGSMTREERQSVVRTFVEATVMAIPGARKNTMNGNTIPAYVLGVVREKGHPVQLVNAFETPVRSSQGYVVKSVELLKAEYAKLTDTWGLKAVLDKAIPDVGMKTFLKEVVNHVI; this is translated from the coding sequence ATGAAACACTTGGAACTGCACATTATTCAATCTGTTCCCGTTGCCTGCCTCAACCGTGACGACCTCAATTCGCCAAAGACAGCCGTTTTCGGCGGCGTCCAGCGGGCACGTGTATCAAGCCAGTCATGGAAACGGGCGATTCGGGAAATGGCTGCAAAAGAAATTGATACTTCTGGTCAGTTCAAAGGGGAACGAAGCCGCCTGTTTATCGAGAAAATTTTTTCTGATCTTAAGAAACTCGGGGAAGAAGAAGGAGCAGCTAAGGCATTGTCTCTATGTGCCGGACACTATCTCGCAAAATTGGATCCAAAACAGGAAGGGAAAGTAAAAACCCTCGTCTTTCTTTCACCCCTTGAATACGAAATCTTTGCGAAGCTTCTTTTCTCTCTCAAGGATGCTGATAAACAGAAACTGGTTGAAGCAATATCGTCGATTGACAAGGAACAGTTGGCAAAAGATGAAGAGAGTGATGAAGGCGTTGAAGAAGAGGACCCAGGGGAAAAGGATAAAAAAGAGAAAAAACTCACTGCCAAACAGTTTACCAAGCTTGTGTCTAAAATACTGAAATCTCCGGTAGAAAAGGCATTCAAAAGTGAAAAAATAGACACGAAAAGCCTTCCAAAGGATGCCGCAGACATCGCTCTCTTTGGGCGTATGGTAGCCAATGACCACTCCCTGACCGTCGAAGCTGCCTCCATGTTTTCGCATGCCCTATCCACGCACAAGGTCGATAATGAAATCGATTTTTTTGCTGCTGTAGATGATCTGCAACCCAGGAAAGAGTCTGGCGCAGGCATGACCGGCACGCTGGAGTTCAATTCCGCAACGTATTACCGTTTTGCCGCCCTCAACCTTGATATGCTCACTGATGACGAGCACCTGGGAAGCATGACCAGGGAAGAACGCCAGAGTGTGGTGCGTACCTTCGTAGAGGCAACGGTTATGGCTATCCCAGGTGCCCGCAAGAACACCATGAATGGAAATACGATCCCTGCCTATGTCCTTGGCGTTGTAAGGGAAAAGGGGCATCCGGTTCAATTGGTCAATGCCTTTGAAACGCCGGTTCGTTCCTCACAAGGCTATGTCGTCAAATCCGTTGAATTGCTCAAGGCGGAGTATGCAAAACTCACTGATACTTGGGGGTTAAAAGCTGTTCTCGATAAGGCTATCCCCGATGTCGGTATGAAAACTTTTCTTAAAGAGGTTGTAAACCATGTCATCTGA
- a CDS encoding 3'-5' exonuclease gives MRIRKASLLHVVLDVETTGLNAARGDRIIEIGAVVVQNGAIIDEFHSFVKPPKQISKSAQLVHGITDAMLIGQPTPEEVFPQFYDFIKNSVLVAHNAKFDIGFLRIEFPRHRLSLNHRYICTLEMSRQHFPRLSNHKLGTVYRHLVGKSTADIQAHRALGDAHMVAAIWLAMEGK, from the coding sequence ATGCGAATAAGAAAAGCTTCATTATTACATGTTGTTTTAGATGTTGAGACAACAGGACTCAATGCCGCACGGGGTGATAGAATAATCGAAATTGGCGCTGTCGTGGTGCAGAACGGCGCCATCATCGATGAATTCCACAGTTTTGTCAAACCTCCGAAACAAATATCGAAAAGCGCTCAATTAGTGCACGGTATCACCGATGCTATGCTGATCGGACAACCGACGCCGGAAGAAGTATTTCCTCAGTTTTATGACTTTATTAAGAACAGCGTGTTGGTGGCCCACAATGCGAAATTTGACATAGGTTTTCTAAGAATCGAATTCCCCCGACATCGCCTCAGCCTAAATCACCGCTACATCTGCACCCTCGAAATGAGCCGCCAGCATTTCCCACGGCTTTCGAACCATAAACTTGGCACTGTATACCGGCATCTCGTAGGAAAATCAACTGCCGATATCCAAGCACACCGCGCCTTGGGCGACGCCCACATGGTCGCCGCCATCTGGCTAGCGATGGAGGGAAAATGA
- the cas6e gene encoding type I-E CRISPR-associated protein Cas6/Cse3/CasE, translating to MNWLARLEIDAETARAEDISDNYAWHKRLWEGCFPDDPNAKRDFLTRIDQMEGAFRLWILAKRKPVRPEWCPPDGFALKEIAPSFLSHRYYAFDVRVNPVKTIVQRGPNGETLLRPNGKRKNGKRVSLVKPEELRTWLIHKGKVRCRDQKTGLDVPGGFRILEERPLEICPMLESHFRKKGQTGYHGGVQFRGILEVTDSEGFVETYQSGIGSAKGFGFGLLLLAPINL from the coding sequence ATGAACTGGCTGGCCCGTTTAGAAATTGATGCGGAAACCGCCCGTGCTGAAGACATTTCAGACAACTACGCCTGGCATAAGCGGTTATGGGAGGGATGTTTTCCCGATGATCCTAATGCCAAACGGGATTTCCTAACTCGGATTGATCAGATGGAAGGGGCGTTTAGGCTCTGGATTCTGGCTAAGAGAAAACCTGTGCGACCTGAATGGTGCCCTCCTGACGGTTTTGCTCTTAAGGAGATTGCCCCTTCGTTCCTCTCTCATCGCTATTATGCCTTTGACGTGCGGGTAAACCCCGTGAAGACCATTGTGCAGCGAGGTCCCAACGGAGAAACCTTGTTGCGCCCCAATGGCAAACGAAAGAATGGGAAACGAGTTTCGCTGGTAAAACCGGAAGAACTGCGTACCTGGCTTATTCACAAAGGCAAAGTTAGATGTCGGGATCAGAAAACCGGGTTGGATGTGCCTGGTGGGTTTCGAATCTTAGAAGAAAGGCCTCTCGAAATTTGTCCGATGTTAGAAAGCCACTTCCGCAAGAAAGGACAAACCGGTTACCACGGCGGCGTCCAGTTTCGTGGAATCCTGGAAGTGACCGATTCTGAGGGGTTTGTCGAAACATATCAGTCTGGTATTGGCAGCGCCAAGGGCTTTGGTTTCGGTCTGCTGCTCCTTGCTCCAATTAACCTGTAA
- a CDS encoding long-chain fatty acid--CoA ligase, translated as MNIGEWISKRALLHPAKLFLREEDGREFSNEEFDRRVNRMAHALGEWGVVKGERVAALMLNSSEFLEVFFACGKTGAIMVPVNFRLAAPELIYILRDCSPRALIYSSDFADKVKAIKSAGLSLSRYFRHGGDTVSEDPSISDFVSRLPVNEMVPVSEVTLDDPLFIMYTSGTTGDPKGAVLSHGNILFGAIHSLVGYGVDKTYTSLVVAPLFHIGALAASATPVIYAGGSLILKSFYNASEVIKLIVQEKINYMFAVPVMFQLMAKSDEWDKADFSHVHFFISGGAAIPIQVIRKYQEEKGVGFVQGYGLTETGRLTSLDLEDSIRKAGSVGKEVFHIDLRIVDKNDRDVAPGEPGEIVVRGPNVFTGYWNKPRETAEAMQGGWFHTGDMGRRDGEGFVYVIGRKQELIISSGENIYPAEVERAIQTLPQVREAAAVAMPDPSRGEVVAAFVMLHEGQFIAEEDLINALQGQIAHFKIPKRVFFVDDFPRNSTGKILKKELQKQFTGKER; from the coding sequence GTGAATATCGGTGAGTGGATCTCAAAGCGGGCGCTTCTCCATCCGGCGAAGCTTTTTTTGAGAGAGGAGGACGGCAGAGAATTCAGTAATGAGGAGTTTGACAGGCGTGTGAATCGCATGGCCCACGCCCTCGGCGAATGGGGAGTCGTCAAAGGCGAACGGGTGGCCGCTTTGATGCTGAATTCAAGCGAGTTCCTTGAAGTATTTTTTGCCTGCGGAAAGACCGGCGCGATCATGGTCCCCGTCAACTTTCGCCTGGCCGCGCCGGAGTTGATCTACATCCTCCGGGATTGCTCCCCCCGTGCGCTTATCTACTCATCGGATTTCGCCGATAAGGTCAAGGCAATCAAGTCCGCAGGTCTTTCCCTGTCCCGCTACTTCCGTCACGGTGGAGACACTGTATCGGAAGATCCGTCGATTTCCGACTTCGTTTCACGCTTGCCGGTAAACGAGATGGTTCCTGTAAGCGAGGTTACGCTGGATGACCCCCTGTTCATCATGTACACCTCAGGTACGACCGGCGATCCCAAGGGCGCCGTGCTGTCGCATGGAAACATCCTGTTCGGGGCCATTCATTCCCTTGTGGGATATGGCGTTGACAAGACGTACACGTCGCTCGTCGTCGCGCCGCTATTCCATATCGGGGCGCTCGCCGCCTCGGCCACGCCCGTGATTTATGCCGGCGGCTCCCTGATTTTAAAAAGCTTCTACAACGCGTCTGAGGTCATCAAACTTATCGTGCAGGAAAAGATCAACTACATGTTCGCCGTACCGGTCATGTTTCAGCTTATGGCCAAATCAGATGAATGGGACAAGGCGGATTTCTCACACGTTCACTTCTTCATCTCCGGCGGCGCCGCTATTCCAATCCAGGTGATCCGCAAGTACCAGGAGGAGAAGGGCGTCGGTTTCGTCCAGGGATATGGATTGACAGAGACAGGACGTCTGACATCGCTTGATCTTGAAGATTCCATCCGGAAGGCGGGCTCTGTGGGAAAAGAGGTTTTTCATATCGATTTGCGCATTGTGGATAAAAACGACCGGGACGTTGCCCCTGGAGAGCCGGGCGAAATCGTGGTCAGGGGTCCTAATGTTTTTACAGGCTACTGGAATAAACCGCGGGAAACGGCGGAAGCCATGCAGGGAGGCTGGTTCCACACCGGCGATATGGGCAGGCGTGATGGAGAAGGATTTGTTTACGTGATCGGCAGGAAGCAGGAACTGATCATCAGTTCCGGGGAAAATATTTATCCCGCCGAGGTGGAACGGGCGATTCAGACGCTGCCCCAGGTCAGGGAAGCCGCTGCTGTCGCCATGCCCGATCCCTCACGGGGAGAGGTCGTGGCGGCCTTTGTCATGCTGCACGAAGGGCAGTTTATAGCAGAAGAGGATCTGATCAACGCCCTCCAGGGACAGATTGCCCATTTCAAGATCCCGAAAAGGGTCTTTTTCGTGGACGATTTTCCCCGAAATTCCACCGGCAAGATTCTGAAAAAAGAATTGCAAAAGCAGTTCACAGGTAAGGAAAGGTAA
- a CDS encoding acyl-CoA dehydrogenase family protein — protein sequence MDIITYTEGHRIFRESFRKFLEKEIIPHIEEWEEAGIVPRNVWKKMGKEGFLCTGVPERYGGPGADFLYAVIIIEELAKSNFTGLGVRLHSDVVTPYILDYATEEQKLKYIPGCVAGDIITAIGMTEPNTGSDLAAIRTTAVEDGNGIVINGQKTFISNGINCDLIILAARDPAETNPHSAIDLYLVEAGTPGFEKGRRLKKAGWHAQDTAELFFSDCRIPQANRLGEKGTGFKKLMSHLQPERLVVAIGAVAAAEFMLGETISYVKNREVFGKPVAGYQHTQFEIAEMATEIKLGRTYIDKLIMDHMEGADIVTDVSMAKYWTTEMAFRVADRCMQLFGGYGYCEEYPIARAWRDIRVNRILAGTNEIMKIVVARNLGL from the coding sequence ATGGACATTATTACCTATACAGAAGGGCACAGGATATTCCGCGAAAGCTTCCGGAAATTTCTTGAGAAGGAAATTATCCCTCATATCGAGGAATGGGAAGAAGCGGGTATTGTGCCGCGCAACGTCTGGAAAAAAATGGGAAAAGAGGGCTTTCTCTGCACGGGCGTGCCTGAGCGGTACGGCGGCCCCGGCGCTGATTTCCTCTATGCGGTTATCATTATTGAAGAGCTGGCAAAGAGTAATTTCACCGGCCTGGGCGTCCGGCTGCACAGTGACGTTGTAACGCCGTATATTCTGGATTATGCCACGGAAGAGCAGAAACTAAAATACATCCCCGGATGCGTCGCCGGCGATATCATCACCGCCATCGGCATGACGGAGCCCAATACCGGCAGCGATCTGGCGGCGATCCGGACAACTGCCGTGGAAGACGGCAACGGAATCGTCATTAACGGCCAAAAGACATTTATCAGTAACGGAATCAACTGCGATCTGATTATTCTGGCCGCCAGAGATCCGGCTGAGACAAACCCCCACAGCGCCATTGATCTCTATCTGGTGGAAGCCGGTACACCGGGTTTTGAAAAAGGGAGGCGGCTCAAAAAAGCCGGCTGGCATGCCCAGGATACGGCGGAACTTTTTTTCTCAGATTGTCGGATTCCTCAAGCGAATCGACTTGGCGAAAAGGGAACAGGCTTTAAAAAATTGATGAGTCATCTCCAGCCGGAGCGTCTGGTCGTCGCGATCGGCGCCGTCGCTGCCGCGGAATTCATGCTGGGAGAAACCATTTCATACGTTAAGAATCGGGAAGTTTTCGGGAAGCCCGTTGCCGGATACCAGCATACCCAATTTGAGATTGCGGAAATGGCTACAGAAATCAAACTGGGTCGGACCTACATCGATAAACTTATTATGGATCACATGGAAGGAGCGGATATCGTAACGGATGTTTCCATGGCAAAATACTGGACCACCGAAATGGCTTTTCGCGTGGCTGACCGGTGCATGCAGCTTTTTGGCGGCTACGGCTACTGTGAGGAATATCCCATCGCCCGCGCCTGGCGGGACATCCGGGTCAACCGCATCCTGGCGGGTACAAATGAAATCATGAAAATCGTCGTGGCCAGAAATCTGGGGTTATAA